The stretch of DNA CATTACAATGCATTTTACCTTCATCCAACAAAATATCTAAAAACCAGACAAGCATTAGTGGAGTCATCGACACGAACAAGGTAACGGTGAGAACAATCAAAAGCTTTATGGTGTTATCTAAAGGGGGTGATCgtcttctgaaaaaaaaacaatcataataaaaaaaaaatgatgaaccCAGGAGAAACCTAACACTATAAAATTAATGGAAAAGGAGAACTGCAGCTGAATCAAAAGTACAATTGCGGCATTCAATTCTACTTCTATTTTTCTACCAATACAGTTTTctatcaataaaattttgagagctcccgaagtatgtgcccCAAGAtagtgcacaacctgaacatggtatgttccgggttagagttcaggttgtgcgccatcttggtgcacatactttggaaGTGCCACATTTTGTTATTCAGCCAAAATTGTTTAAATGAATTACCCAAAATATTTGAGTCCAAAATAAgtttataattgtattattctCACCTTCCATATATCGTGGACGCAATTGAATAAGACCTTGTACGTTCAACAGATGATTGATCACGACAAGACGAATTCTTTTCCGAATTCATTGCAAACCGGATTGTACCAGAAGAATCTGGAATCTGGGCCGCGGTCGCAACGCCTAAAAATAACTTCACTATCAGACGTTAGTTGAATGAATTGATTAAGTAAAAATGATATAAATGAGTTGACAAAAGTTGAGCATTGAAAGATATCATTGAATATATTTGAGATATgatataattttcatatttgtgcaagaagaagaaaaagataTGGCGATTTGCTTACATGGTGAACCATGGTGTCTGGTTAGGTTACCAGTACAAGAACGCCCAACCAGTCAATCCTTCTATGAATCTCTATTTGCACGTCTTTTAAATTCATCAGGTTATGAATTATAACACATATCTATTTATTGTGAATTGTTATTCTCTGCTTGTATTCACATATCTCATACATGAAATGTGATAGCTGTATTGATTACCTATTTCTATTCTGTTCTTGTGgatttcttgagcaatattttTCGATATTGGTATTTCACATCTTAGTTATTGCTATCTTGTTAAATTAGAATACCCGAAAAAGAAACGGAGAAAAAAAGAAAGGTTCCTAATTATACGTCTTGGGCTCCCATCTTTGGATGATAGTCAACTCACCTTGGGGTTCTTTTGTTCTATCACCACCCACGTTGGCAGGTGCATGGCTGACGTAGAACTGCCTGATAGTGGAGATTAAAGTAAGGACCATACATAGAACCGTACCAAAATATAGTACAGTTGTCACGATGACGTAACTTCTAGACATCGGTGGCCAAATCCGTGAGCATGATACTTCATGAGCTGTAATAAATCATGAAAAaactaacatatatatatacattacatTGCAATGTAATATCGAGCAGTAATTTTTGAGATGATGCCTTTTACCGTTGGAAATAACGTCAAAACCCAAAAGGAATATTGTCTAAGTAGAAATAGTTATCTGAAGGAAATAGATAATTTaggttttgtaaaatatttatgtacATCACATCACAAATTTCATACAACAACGTAAAAGATGTGGATGCCCTTGTGCAATAAGATAGATAGAAATTAAATGCAGTTTGAAACAAATGAATCACACTCTGCTTCAAGATTGGGTTGGGTATCTGGTCAATATcgtaataataaacaaagatCTTACTGGAAAAGCAATAAGGTTCTAAACGATACACGGGAAGACACTTGCATTGTTCAATGCAATTCCACGAAAACCCAACCGGAAGGCTCAATACCAATGGTACGAACCATGCAAAGGCGATAACGAATACTGATTTATATCGCTTCCATTGCTTTGAACGAGACTGAAAATAGAATTGAAAACAATACAAATACCAGGCATTATGACTATTAATTAGCAGTTCAGTTTTATTTACACATTATAATAATTGTTGTTTAATTGGTCAAATCTGATATGCATTTGATATCAGTGCAAAGTAATACAAGTTGATAGAtaatagtgaaaaaaaaatttccaggTGATTCAAAAAgtctaaatattttataatccgCGCCAAATAAATGTAATAAGATTAACGCAATTTCTATTGGTTACAAGCATCAACTGCAAAAATATACAAGTCCCAGTTGTAGACAGATAAATTACAATATCGACGTAGCAAACTCCTACCGTTCGTTCTATCATTGAAGCAGGTATGACCGATTTATCATTAACATTTTCTGGAATAGGAAACAAAGCCCGGACGTGACGCTAAGAGACTCAATTCGATCATCACAGATTTATTCAAAGAAACCTCAAGCaaataaatgaagtaaatagACCACATTTTACGTACCAACTTTTTCTTATTCAGATTCAAATATACTAAATATTGATTTGATACAGATATATTCTTCTTTCCAGAAAGCTCATGTATGCCTCAATCTTTTTTTAGACCATACCACCCATTTGCACATGATTCGATTTAGACGTTAAGTGTTAATCCGAGACAGCGATTAATAGCATACTCTTTAATAAGCCACTCACCCTGAATGCATTTCTCCTATTGTCGTCCTTAATTTGACCCGAACGGCTCACATAAACCGTATTATCGCTGACTCCATACAGAACCGCAGCTACGTTAAATTGCATAATAAGCAAGAGTGCGACTAATAACCCTTTCACATATGAGTCCTTTTTCATTATCGCTATATGCGAATCATCTTTCCAGTTATATCTGTAGTTGTGAAATTGTAAAGAAATTCGGCAATTACATATAAGCTCGATATGTCTTGTATCGTGGGCGAATATCAAGTCTAGAATGACTTGCGTAgctaatttgtttaaaaaaaaataaaaaatattttacaaaatttgctATTCTTCATCAAATCATTTGGACACCAAGTCATGCAAATACCTTTGAAGTACTCCACCTTCAACGTATGCAGAATTGAATTGTACATAAGATACCAGCATATCAATCATCGCGGTTGTGCAGAATGCTATGGCGGAAATGAGGCAACTGACCAGGTATCTGTAGACAACATTCTGTCTCAACACCATCCAATTTTTCGCGACAGCGATCAAGATAACAGTATTGCATATTATCTTAAAACATCACATATTTCTTTAAACTATATCTCAACGTAAGAAAGTACTTCAGACGAATCCAGACGAACTATCTAGTATATGGCGAGCAACGCTCTTAAGTTTTTATGAAAATGGTTAAAAAGTTAAACCTCCCAAAGTCCACGACGAGAAGAGCTATGCCAATTTACAAAGCCAAAACACAAACCATTATGTAACAACATCATCCACAGAGTTTTATCACTGTATTAGCTAGATTTATATCGTCTTATCCTCATTTAGCACAAATTTTGTTTGTAAAAAGGAAATGTTTACTGTTAtgcaatgtaaaatatttcaaatcatatCTTGCACGAGTAATACCTAGGAAAGACAATATTTTGAGTGTCTGTAAAATGTGTGATCACAATTATCAGCCTTATCATGGATTGCtgtgtaaataaatttttataaagtatGTACTCACCAAAATTGAAGAGACAACAGCATAAAAACTTAGGATAGGCCCATGTTTTAAATATCCGTTACATAATTCATTGGAAGTCGTGTTTGCAAATATGGTTGTTATTGACACCGTAGTTTCTACTCCACTCATCAATGCGTGGTGTTCTTTATAACCGATGGAAGCACAAATACTCTATCTTGTAGTGCTTGGCGGTGGTAAGTAAGCAATTGAATTGACTATACAAGAAAATTCAATAAAAGATTTTTGTTTATATCATGACGCCTCATTCAATCAACCTACCCTCCAAGCGCTTATGATATTGCTTGAACCATTGCACAAAGGAAATCTAATCTAAAACATCACCATACTGTATAAATCGTGGGGTGTCGAGCTCATGCAAAATTTTTCGcttatttaatttgaatatgcaaAGCTAAAACTATTAAAATTTACTAAAGTACCACCCTCCAGTATAGCACTCTAATGATACAAAAATACTTATCTACTTCAtctctttaatttaaaaaacagttTCGACATTCTGAAAGCTTTATGTTATTCTAATAATGTgatatattgttttgatgaaaattcaaaaatatttcctcgcttttaattttaaaatctgtttcaatttacttttttattcattttaaaattccaCATTTGTTTTGGCGGCGACGGGATTAATATCACGCAGCCTATTGTGGTCATATTATTCATTGACGTTGG from Styela clava chromosome 14, kaStyClav1.hap1.2, whole genome shotgun sequence encodes:
- the LOC120341087 gene encoding uncharacterized protein LOC120341087 isoform X1 gives rise to the protein MSGVETTVSITTIFANTTSNELCNGYLKHGPILSFYAVVSSILIICNTVILIAVAKNWMVLRQNVVYRYLVSCLISAIAFCTTAMIDMLVSYVQFNSAYVEGGVLQRYNWKDDSHIAIMKKDSYVKGLLVALLLIMQFNVAAVLYGVSDNTVYVSRSGQIKDDNRRNAFRSRSKQWKRYKSVFVIAFAWFVPLVLSLPVGFSWNCIEQCKCLPVYRLEPYCFSTHEVSCSRIWPPMSRSYVIVTTVLYFGTVLCMVLTLISTIRQFYVSHAPANVGGDRTKEPQGVATAAQIPDSSGTIRFAMNSEKNSSCRDQSSVERTRSYSIASTIYGRRRSPPLDNTIKLLIVLTVTLFVSMTPLMLVWFLDILLDEAPNVNVLLFTLAMTYLYAACLPFIMLKYMNGLRNTCIKILIICPCTSTTSVTSGPTLKESKLAQPSGELNLEVQNDVNDVTIVSSDL
- the LOC120341087 gene encoding uncharacterized protein LOC120341087 isoform X3, which gives rise to MIDMLVSYVQFNSAYVEGGVLQRYNWKDDSHIAIMKKDSYVKGLLVALLLIMQFNVAAVLYGVSDNTVYVSRSGQIKDDNRRNAFRSRSKQWKRYKSVFVIAFAWFVPLVLSLPVGFSWNCIEQCKCLPVYRLEPYCFSTHEVSCSRIWPPMSRSYVIVTTVLYFGTVLCMVLTLISTIRQFYVSHAPANVGGDRTKEPQGVATAAQIPDSSGTIRFAMNSEKNSSCRDQSSVERTRSYSIASTIYGRRRSPPLDNTIKLLIVLTVTLFVSMTPLMLVWFLDILLDEAPNVNVLLFTLAMTYLYAACLPFIMLKYMNGLRNTCIKILIICPCTSTTSVTSGPTLKESKLAQPSGELNLEVQNDVNDVTIVSSDL
- the LOC120341087 gene encoding uncharacterized protein LOC120341087 isoform X2, with protein sequence MSGVETTVSITTIFANTTSNELCNGYLKHGPILSFYAVVSSILIICNTVILIAVAKNWMVLRQNVVYRYLVSCLISAIAFCTTAMIDMLVSYVQFNSAYVEGGVLQRYNWKDDSHIAIMKKDSYVKGLLVALLLIMQFNVAAVLYGVSDNTVYVSRSGQIKDDNRRNAFRSRSKQWKRYKSVFVIAFAWFVPLVLSLPVGFSWNCIEQCKCLPVYRLEPYCFSTHEVSCSRIWPPMSRSYVIVTTVLYFGTVLCMVLTLISTIRQFYVSHAPANVGGDRTKEPQGVATAAQIPDSSGTIRFAMNSEKNSSCRDQSSVERTRSYSIASTIYGRRSPPLDNTIKLLIVLTVTLFVSMTPLMLVWFLDILLDEAPNVNVLLFTLAMTYLYAACLPFIMLKYMNGLRNTCIKILIICPCTSTTSVTSGPTLKESKLAQPSGELNLEVQNDVNDVTIVSSDL